GGCCCCCGACGAGGGACCCGGCAGGCCCGCGGTGCGCGTCGTCATGAGGCCAGGGTAGGCGCGCCCCGGCGCGCTCGCCCACGGGGGCGGCCGGGCGAACCCGGCACGAGCGCCCATCGGGCGGTATGGTGCGCGCCGTGGGCTCGCCGGACACCACGCTCATCGCCAGGTTGGTCCCCGAGGGCCCCGTCGACGTCCGGATCGTCGCCGACACCGTGGATTTCTACCGGCTCGTGGCCGATCGGGTCGACCCGGCGGGGTTCGGGGCCGCCAGCCTGGCCCTCGACTGATCTGACGAGAGCGGGCACACATGGGCACGTGGGATCGCGCCGAGCTCCAGGCGGCACACGACAACTACCTGGCGGTCGCCAACGAGGCGGGGCGCACCGGTGACTGGCGCCCGTGGGTGGACCTGTTCACCGAGCACGCGGAGTACGTCGAACACCTCTTCGGTCGGTTTGTCGGGCGCGACGCCATCCTGAGATGGATCTCCACGACCATGGCGCAGTGGCCGAACACCGAGATGACGATGTTCCCCCACGACTGGTGTGTCTGCGACGAGGAGCGGGGCTGGTGGATCTGCCAGATAGAGAACAGGTTCAACGACCCCGGTGACGGAGAGGTCTACCAGTCCCCGAACGTCACGATCCTGAAGTACGCGGGCGGCATGCGCTTCTCCTCCGAGGAGGACGTCTACAACCCCGCCAACTTCGCCCCGGTGGTGCAGGCGTGGGTGGCGGCCAAGAAGGCGCACTCACCGAGCGACGCCTGACCCGATGGCCGCGGACGGGTGACCGACGCCGATCCGGGGGCGTCGCAGGATCTGCAGGCGGTGGTGCTGCGGACCCCCGACGAGCGTTTCGCCGGGCTCGAGGGCTTCCCGTACGAGCCGCACTACGTCACCGTGCGCGCCGAAGGCGTGGAGCCGCTGCGCATGCACTACGTGGAGTCGGGCCCGGCCGAGAGCCCGGTCGTGCTCCTCGTCCACGGCCAGCCGACGTGGTCCTACATGTACCGGACGGTGATCGACGAGCTGGCCGGACGAGGGCTGCGGGCCATCGCCGCCGACAACATCGGCTTCGGCCGGTCGGACAAGCCGGCCGAACCGACCGACTACACCTTGGAGCGCCACGTCCAATGGGTGGCGAGCTTCGTCGACGCACTCGACCTGCGTGACGCCACGCTCGTGGTGCACGACTGGGGAGGCCCGATCGGGCTGAGCGTGCTGGCGGGCGCCCCGCACCGCTTCGCCCGCGTGGTCGTCGCCAATACCGTCCTGCACACGGCCGACCCCGCGCTCGACGGTGTCCTCACCTGGGCCAACCACGGGCTCGGC
This portion of the Acidimicrobiales bacterium genome encodes:
- a CDS encoding nuclear transport factor 2 family protein, whose product is MGTWDRAELQAAHDNYLAVANEAGRTGDWRPWVDLFTEHAEYVEHLFGRFVGRDAILRWISTTMAQWPNTEMTMFPHDWCVCDEERGWWICQIENRFNDPGDGEVYQSPNVTILKYAGGMRFSSEEDVYNPANFAPVVQAWVAAKKAHSPSDA
- a CDS encoding haloalkane dehalogenase: MTDADPGASQDLQAVVLRTPDERFAGLEGFPYEPHYVTVRAEGVEPLRMHYVESGPAESPVVLLVHGQPTWSYMYRTVIDELAGRGLRAIAADNIGFGRSDKPAEPTDYTLERHVQWVASFVDALDLRDATLVVHDWGGPIGLSVLAGAPHRFARVVVANTVLHTADPALDGVLTWANHGLGESRVVLEEALLDYVRYCQRVPDLVASHLVYSAAGPLSPAVRAAYDAPFPGRAFTAGMRQMTGLIPLTRNDPGAAIGRRTMQALEQWDRPLLTAYSDADPATRGWETVFRRRVPGAEGRAHPTIRGAGHFVPEERGEELGRIVAEFVETT